In Terriglobia bacterium, the following proteins share a genomic window:
- a CDS encoding TPM domain-containing protein translates to MSLWKNGAVFRFRALKPGGVPIFLFFLFCSLNVFAAETPIPPAPTRWVTDTANFMSPAAASSLNSQLENYEHSTGHQLIVYIGQTTGDAPIDDWAARAFQQWKVGRKAIDDGLVLFIMAADHKLRFEVGYGLEPIVPDAIAGRVINDVITPRIRAGDPNGAVTSGMDAVMMVIGGGSLPPPPQQQARGRQERPLTLGQLILYGIIGLLILIVFVTHPSLAMYLLFSILSGGRGGGGDYGGGGNSGFGGGGGRSGGGGASGSW, encoded by the coding sequence GTGAGCCTTTGGAAAAACGGGGCCGTCTTCCGGTTTCGCGCGCTGAAGCCGGGCGGCGTCCCCATTTTTCTTTTTTTTCTGTTCTGTTCGCTGAATGTATTTGCCGCCGAAACGCCGATTCCGCCTGCGCCGACGCGCTGGGTTACGGATACGGCGAATTTCATGTCGCCCGCTGCCGCCTCCTCGCTCAACTCGCAACTTGAAAACTACGAACATTCGACGGGCCACCAACTGATCGTCTACATCGGGCAGACCACAGGCGACGCTCCGATCGACGACTGGGCCGCGCGCGCCTTTCAGCAATGGAAGGTGGGCCGGAAAGCAATCGACGACGGATTGGTCCTGTTCATCATGGCGGCCGACCACAAGCTTCGATTTGAGGTTGGCTACGGTCTGGAGCCGATCGTTCCGGACGCGATTGCGGGGCGCGTGATCAACGATGTGATCACTCCAAGAATCCGCGCCGGTGATCCGAATGGCGCCGTCACTTCGGGAATGGATGCGGTCATGATGGTGATCGGCGGAGGCAGCCTTCCTCCTCCCCCACAGCAGCAGGCACGCGGCAGGCAGGAGCGGCCACTCACTCTGGGGCAGCTGATTCTGTACGGAATTATCGGCTTACTCATTCTGATCGTCTTCGTGACTCACCCGAGTCTGGCGATGTATCTCCTGTTCAGCATTCTCTCTGGCGGGAGAGGCGGCGGAGGGGATTATGGCGGCGGGGGCAATAGCGGATTCGGCGGCGGAGGCGGCCGGTCGGGCGGAGGAGGTGCCAGCGGATCATGGTAA
- a CDS encoding RNA-binding protein, with product MGKKLYVGNLPFNTTDESLQEIFAQAGSVQSAKIITDRDTGRSKGFGFVEMSSDQEAADAIQKFNGAEYGGRNMTVAEARPMAPREGGGGGGGHRGGGAGGRRW from the coding sequence ATGGGTAAGAAACTTTACGTCGGTAATCTACCGTTCAACACGACGGACGAATCTCTTCAGGAAATCTTCGCTCAGGCTGGAAGTGTTCAGTCCGCCAAGATCATCACGGATCGGGATACAGGGCGCAGCAAAGGCTTCGGCTTTGTTGAAATGTCGAGCGACCAGGAAGCCGCGGACGCCATTCAGAAATTCAATGGCGCCGAATACGGCGGACGCAATATGACGGTCGCGGAAGCCCGGCCGATGGCGCCACGCGAAGGCGGTGGTGGTGGCGGCGGGCATCGCGGAGGCGGCGCCGGCGGCCGCCGCTGGTAA
- the arfB gene encoding alternative ribosome rescue aminoacyl-tRNA hydrolase ArfB, whose translation MIHIMDGISIPEDEVTCTASRSGGPGGQNVNKVSTKITLSFPVSHSAALSDEQKSRIAGRLASRINNDGVLQVVSQRTRSQEMNRTDAIERFSELLRQALTPRKARIKTRQPKGAKEQRLEEKKHRSAKKQTRSTKGWD comes from the coding sequence ATGATTCACATCATGGACGGGATCTCTATTCCGGAAGACGAAGTCACCTGCACGGCGTCGAGGAGCGGTGGGCCGGGCGGCCAGAATGTAAACAAGGTCAGCACCAAGATCACGCTCAGTTTTCCGGTTTCGCACTCGGCTGCCCTTTCCGATGAGCAGAAAAGCCGGATCGCCGGCAGGCTTGCGTCGCGTATCAATAACGACGGCGTTCTTCAGGTCGTCTCTCAGCGGACCCGAAGCCAGGAAATGAATCGCACGGATGCGATCGAACGATTCTCCGAGTTGCTCCGCCAGGCATTGACGCCACGGAAGGCCAGGATCAAGACGCGCCAGCCGAAGGGCGCCAAGGAGCAACGTCTTGAGGAAAAGAAACACCGCAGCGCGAAAAAACAAACCCGTTCCACCAAAGGATGGGACTGA
- a CDS encoding M20/M25/M40 family metallo-hydrolase has protein sequence MMARLLLALMLLIPAEDALNNQLARDIYKELIEINTTGSVGNTTTAAQAIAVRLRNAGFPAVDIQVLGPDARKGNLVARYRGTGRRKPLLLLAHLDVVEAAREDWSVDPFKFIEKDGYFWGRGTTDDKAMAAAWIAAFIRLRQEHYVPDRDLIVALTADEESGNANGVQWLLGNHKDLIDAEFAFNEGGESEIKDGRYLLNTVQLSEKVYQSFRLEVRNAGGHSSRPVKDNAIYHLAEGLTRLARFEFPAHVNGVTIAYYQRMASLYTGQVAADMRAVAKNPPDRGAVARLSKSPQHNALLHTTCVATRLEAGNADNALPQNARATVNCRILPGESPMEVKSTLDRVLADPKISVSPIDEAIASEPSTLNPEILGAIERTTTQMWPGVPLIPVMSTGATDGLYLRNAGIPTYGVSGFFEDLDDTRAHGRDERMGVKQFYEGREFLYRLVKAVSS, from the coding sequence ATGATGGCGCGGCTCCTGCTCGCTCTGATGTTGCTTATTCCTGCGGAAGACGCCTTGAACAATCAGTTGGCGCGCGACATCTATAAAGAACTGATCGAGATCAATACCACCGGCTCCGTCGGTAACACCACCACCGCCGCCCAGGCGATAGCGGTTCGTCTGAGAAACGCCGGTTTTCCGGCAGTCGATATCCAGGTGCTCGGCCCGGATGCGCGCAAGGGGAATCTGGTCGCGCGCTACCGCGGTACAGGCCGGCGCAAGCCTCTCCTGTTGCTGGCGCACCTCGATGTGGTTGAGGCGGCGAGGGAAGATTGGTCGGTCGATCCATTCAAATTTATCGAGAAGGACGGCTACTTCTGGGGCCGCGGCACCACGGACGACAAAGCAATGGCCGCGGCGTGGATCGCCGCGTTTATCCGTCTCCGTCAGGAGCACTATGTTCCGGATCGCGATTTGATCGTCGCCCTTACCGCCGACGAAGAGAGCGGAAACGCCAATGGCGTTCAGTGGCTGCTTGGGAATCACAAAGACCTGATCGATGCGGAATTCGCGTTCAACGAAGGCGGCGAGAGCGAAATCAAAGACGGACGGTATCTGCTGAACACCGTTCAGCTCAGTGAAAAGGTGTACCAGAGTTTTCGCCTCGAAGTCCGAAACGCCGGCGGACACAGCTCCCGGCCCGTGAAAGACAATGCGATTTACCATCTTGCGGAAGGCCTGACGCGGCTGGCCAGATTCGAATTTCCCGCTCATGTGAACGGTGTCACGATCGCCTATTATCAACGGATGGCTTCGTTGTATACCGGACAGGTGGCTGCGGATATGCGCGCGGTTGCAAAGAATCCGCCGGATCGAGGAGCCGTGGCCCGGTTGTCGAAATCTCCGCAGCACAATGCACTGCTTCATACCACTTGCGTGGCGACGCGTCTCGAAGCGGGCAACGCCGACAACGCCTTGCCTCAGAACGCGAGGGCAACCGTGAATTGCCGCATTCTGCCCGGAGAATCGCCGATGGAAGTCAAATCTACACTGGACCGGGTGCTTGCCGATCCTAAAATTTCTGTGTCCCCGATCGATGAGGCAATCGCCAGCGAGCCGTCTACGCTGAACCCCGAGATTCTGGGCGCGATTGAACGGACCACCACACAAATGTGGCCCGGCGTTCCCTTGATTCCTGTCATGTCGACCGGGGCGACGGACGGTTTGTATCTGCGAAATGCCGGCATTCCAACCTATGGCGTTTCCGGTTTCTTCGAAGACTTGGACGACACCCGGGCTCATGGCCGCGACGAACGGATGGGCGTCAAACAGTTCTACGAAGGTAGAGAGTTTTTATATCGGCTTGTGAAAGCGGTATCGTCATGA
- a CDS encoding TPM domain-containing protein yields the protein MTRKKLLQVIDREKIKTAIQAAEHRTSGEICVSVAPFFWGSIRRAADKAFVRMGVARTKHRNGVLFFVVPSRRKFVVLGDTGIHERVGQDFWHRVVAVVTERFRTGDFTGGLVRGIEEVGEQLSSHFPYDAATDEDELPDNVDFGGKP from the coding sequence ATGACGCGCAAGAAGCTGCTGCAGGTTATCGATCGCGAGAAGATCAAGACAGCGATTCAGGCGGCGGAACACCGCACCTCCGGAGAGATCTGCGTTTCGGTCGCACCGTTCTTCTGGGGCAGCATTCGACGAGCGGCGGATAAGGCGTTCGTAAGAATGGGCGTCGCCAGGACAAAACATCGTAATGGAGTGCTCTTCTTTGTCGTGCCGTCGCGTCGAAAGTTCGTTGTGCTGGGCGATACAGGTATTCATGAACGCGTCGGGCAGGACTTCTGGCATCGGGTCGTCGCTGTCGTGACAGAGAGGTTTCGTACTGGAGATTTCACCGGAGGCCTCGTGCGCGGGATCGAAGAAGTCGGTGAACAGCTCTCATCCCACTTTCCCTACGATGCCGCCACCGATGAGGATGAATTGCCCGACAATGTCGATTTTGGAGGCAAACCATAA
- a CDS encoding PDZ domain-containing protein has product MIRFLLALGLTLLAPLAPLQTQPPYGIAYHLAMPHPASHLFEVTIDVTTPVNDGSPYIDFQMPLWQPGRYSIADFAANVQEFTARSQNRTLLWAKTDDQTWRVQKQGNRTITVAYKVFGDDLSGTYAQLDVGHANYTGGELFMYVAGHKPDPVELHIQPPANWRVVNGRTERTDQHDWKYPDYEILIDNPTEIGPDWSEDDFKIEGKTYHVVIHSRGDEGGRRASFVRDVEKIVRSEVGMWGTPEFDNYTFMIHFAGDDRSSDGMEHLTSTQIIQPGLLSEPATYEDALTTVAHEFFHAWNVKRLRPVELGPWDWTKAASTHSLWIAEGFTQYYGVEMFHRAGFEDSPNFLRDLSETIGIIENSPADKLMSAEASSMAAPFIDGALHRQRTNLSNTSLSYYLKGELIALNLDLLIRNWTKGQRSLDDVMRRAYDEFYVKSPNASYYLKGRGYTIDDFARVTSEVAGRDVSEWFAKYVRGVEPLPYDEAFGGVGLRLVKSPEKEPYTAGIAIDRDDRQAVRLGSIQTDSAAERAGLQQGDLLLSIGGTPVARDTWFTALNRYKQGDRVPVRVRRFRRNVDLTLQLGPPELYDYRIDEIPGASADAKRLRTAWLEAR; this is encoded by the coding sequence ATGATTCGCTTCCTGCTGGCTCTCGGCCTGACGCTGCTGGCGCCGCTGGCTCCGCTACAAACACAGCCGCCGTACGGAATCGCGTACCACCTTGCGATGCCGCATCCGGCGTCACATTTATTCGAAGTCACCATCGATGTGACGACGCCCGTCAATGACGGCTCGCCTTACATCGATTTTCAGATGCCTTTATGGCAGCCGGGCCGCTATTCGATCGCGGACTTCGCTGCAAATGTTCAGGAATTTACCGCCCGCTCTCAGAACAGGACGTTGCTGTGGGCGAAAACAGATGACCAGACCTGGCGCGTCCAGAAACAGGGAAACCGGACGATCACGGTGGCTTACAAAGTGTTTGGCGACGATCTTTCCGGCACATACGCGCAACTGGACGTGGGGCACGCGAACTACACCGGCGGAGAACTATTCATGTATGTCGCCGGCCATAAGCCCGACCCGGTCGAGCTTCACATTCAGCCGCCGGCGAATTGGCGCGTCGTCAACGGCCGGACGGAGCGGACGGACCAGCACGACTGGAAATATCCGGACTACGAGATCCTGATCGACAACCCCACCGAAATCGGACCGGACTGGAGCGAAGACGATTTCAAGATAGAAGGAAAGACCTATCACGTCGTGATTCATTCCCGAGGCGATGAGGGCGGCCGCCGCGCCTCCTTTGTCCGCGATGTCGAAAAGATCGTGCGCTCCGAGGTCGGCATGTGGGGCACTCCCGAATTCGACAACTACACGTTCATGATTCACTTTGCCGGCGACGACCGTTCCAGCGACGGAATGGAACATTTGACGTCGACCCAGATCATTCAGCCGGGCCTGTTGTCCGAGCCTGCGACCTATGAAGATGCCCTGACTACCGTGGCGCATGAGTTCTTCCATGCGTGGAATGTCAAACGTTTGCGTCCTGTCGAACTTGGACCCTGGGATTGGACGAAGGCTGCATCAACCCACAGTCTGTGGATTGCGGAAGGGTTCACTCAATACTACGGCGTCGAGATGTTTCATCGCGCCGGTTTCGAAGATTCGCCCAACTTCCTCCGCGATCTTTCGGAAACCATTGGAATCATCGAAAACTCGCCCGCAGATAAACTCATGAGCGCGGAAGCTTCATCCATGGCTGCGCCATTCATTGACGGTGCGCTGCATCGGCAGCGCACGAATCTGTCGAATACATCGCTCAGCTACTATCTCAAAGGCGAACTGATCGCGTTGAACCTGGATTTGCTCATCCGGAACTGGACGAAAGGCCAGCGCTCGCTCGACGATGTGATGCGGCGCGCGTACGATGAGTTTTATGTCAAGAGCCCGAATGCGTCCTATTACCTCAAAGGCCGCGGCTATACGATCGATGATTTCGCACGTGTCACTTCCGAAGTGGCCGGCCGGGATGTTAGCGAGTGGTTTGCGAAATATGTGCGGGGAGTTGAGCCTTTGCCATACGACGAAGCGTTCGGCGGAGTGGGATTGCGGCTGGTCAAATCGCCCGAAAAGGAGCCGTATACCGCCGGAATCGCCATCGATCGCGACGATCGACAGGCCGTCCGCCTGGGCAGCATCCAGACGGACTCGGCGGCGGAACGGGCCGGACTGCAGCAAGGCGATCTGCTATTGAGTATCGGCGGGACGCCGGTTGCCCGTGACACCTGGTTTACGGCCTTGAACCGCTATAAACAGGGTGATCGCGTTCCAGTAAGAGTCCGCCGCTTTCGAAGAAACGTGGACTTGACGCTGCAACTCGGGCCTCCGGAACTCTACGACTACCGGATCGATGAAATACCCGGTGCCTCGGCGGATGCGAAGAGGCTGAGAACAGCCTGGCTGGAAGCACGATAG